A portion of the Chryseobacterium tructae genome contains these proteins:
- the hisA gene encoding 1-(5-phosphoribosyl)-5-[(5-phosphoribosylamino)methylideneamino]imidazole-4-carboxamide isomerase: MKIIPAIDIIDGKCVRLSKGDYNTKKIYNEDPVEVAREFEDFGIQFLHLVDLDGAKSKHIVNQKVLEDIAKSTALHIDFGGGLKTSADIETAFNCGAKQITLGSIAVQDPEFCLKIIEQYGAEKIILGADCENRKIKTSGWQEESNLDIIDFILDYQKNGMQTTICTDISKDGMLEGPSTGLYIEILYKTSLQLVASGGISGIKDVYKMKDIGCSGTIIGKAIYEGKISLQQLQNFIENA; this comes from the coding sequence ATGAAGATTATTCCTGCTATTGACATCATTGATGGAAAATGTGTTCGTTTGTCTAAAGGAGACTACAACACCAAGAAAATATACAATGAAGATCCTGTAGAAGTAGCCCGTGAATTTGAAGACTTTGGGATTCAATTTCTTCACCTGGTGGATCTTGACGGGGCTAAATCTAAGCATATTGTGAATCAGAAAGTGTTGGAAGATATTGCGAAATCCACTGCGTTACACATTGACTTTGGAGGTGGATTAAAAACTTCAGCAGACATTGAAACAGCCTTTAATTGTGGTGCAAAACAGATCACATTAGGGAGTATTGCTGTACAGGATCCTGAGTTTTGTCTCAAAATCATTGAACAATATGGTGCTGAAAAAATTATTTTGGGAGCAGATTGTGAAAACAGAAAGATCAAAACTTCCGGTTGGCAGGAAGAAAGTAATCTGGATATCATAGATTTTATTCTTGATTATCAGAAAAATGGGATGCAAACTACAATATGCACCGATATTTCAAAGGATGGAATGCTGGAAGGACCTTCAACGGGCCTTTATATTGAAATTTTATATAAAACCTCATTACAACTGGTTGCCAGCGGTGGTATTTCTGGGATTAAAGATGTCTATAAAATGAAAGATATAGGATGCTCGGGAACAATTATCGGAAAAGCGATTTATGAAGGAAAAATTAGCCTTCAACAACTTCAAAATTTTATTGAAAATGCTTAA